The genomic region CCTTCTGATCCGCCGGTGGATTGCCAGTCGTGGAAGGGTTCGACTCAGTCCCCTTCGACGGCCCCGAGGGCGCATGGCCGTTTGGGGTGCCGTAGATGTTCTCGAACGCGCGCTGAGCTAGTTCATCCATCATCGGGTGCTTCACGTTAATGAAGCCGCGCTCGGCGCTGATAATGGTACGGACGTGCGCCGAGGTCGGCGAGCGGTAGTCAAGCAGCATATTATGGCAAATCGAGATGATGGCCTGCTTCAGGTTCGGGTAGCGGTCCACCTTGGCAGCGCAGATATTCACGATATTGATCAGCTCCTCGTACACGAAAGAGACGCACTTGATGGACGGCTCCTCGAGGCGGGCGATCTGCTGCTTCGACAAGGCGACGAACACCTGGTCGGAGGGGAACAGGGTGGCGTGCATACCTGCCATGTTACGGGTGTTGATGCGAATGTAGTCGTCTGTGAGATCCTTCCTGGCGCTCAGGCTAGTCACGTAGGTGGCGAAGCACTCGTGGAAAATGTAGTCGAGACGCGCACCACCGAGCAGTTCCTTCGTGGCATCCGTGATACCGCCATCGATCGTCTGATTTACTGTGTCGCTGAAAAGCTTGATGAGGGACAGCACCTGCGCGCTGGGCTCGGTGATGTTCTGATCAAACATGCCGAGCTTCTCCATCTGCTTCCTGGTGGCTTCCATCAGCTGGTCCACGTGGCGCTTTAGGTCTGGAATGACGGATTTGatgtgctccagcagcaaGTTGTTCAGCTTCTTGCTAAGATAGACGGTGCCGGCCTCATCTGCGATGGGGGAATAGGTGGGTGAGTTTGCGAAGAAGTCATACTCGCTCTGCCGGGCAGCCTCCATCGACTTGCGATCGTTGATATCCTGTTGGCTGCGGCACACAACACCGACGAATCCATGGCGGAGATGCAGCACCTTGTTCTGCAGCACATCAAAGCAGTCCGTACCCTTGTCCATCAAGTCAATCTTTGTTAGCACGCCGACTGTGCGCGTACCCTCCGGGTCCAGCTGCTTTGCCAGGCGCAGCGATTGGCTGGTGGCAAGATCGGTGTTGGCAGGGGAAATGGCCAGAATGATCGTGTTCTTGGGTGACACATAGCGCGTCACCATATCCTTGATCTGGCGGTCAATGTCCTTTGGCTGATCTCCCACGGCGTTCATTACCAGACCAGGCAAATCAACGAGGGTAAGGTTGAGCACCATGTTCGAATACACTTTGAGGTTGATCGGCTTATCCGTAATCGCGTGCGGGCCAGCCACTTCAATGGTGCGGCGCGTGATTTCCTCTTGGATGGCGTTGAAGTCAAAGAACTTCTTGTTGGGGATGTGCAGGAACTCACCCCACTCCTCCGAATTGGACTTGGGCAGCtgcacgagctgcagcacgagAGGGCAGCGTGTGACGATGCCCGAGCCACGCGGCAAAAAGTCCTTGCCAACGATCGACTCCAGCACGGAGCTCTTGCCGCAGCTCTGACTACCGACGACGGCGATCTGGGGGAGGTTGAGCTTGATGTTCATCTTGACGCCGGAGAAGGCGTCATGAAGCTCATTGATCACACCAATCAACTGGTCCATGGTTGCGAGTCTTGGTGACGGAcgtgggtgagggggggggtgaggtgaGGGGGTTATTGTGTGGAAAACgatgaagggaggggaatgGTGGGGTATAAATCGTCAATGACGGGCAgccggaaaaaaaaagcgaaagagcgaaacaagagaaaaggggacTGCTAGCAGACACAAATACACCAAAAGTGCAATGTGAGTGCCCTACGGTGCTGCTTACGGCAAGGGCACGGGGACGTCTGCGGTTCgactggtggtggtggtggtggtgccctTTCCTATTTCgctcgcccccctccctctcacttcCTCACTCTGGGATGCGCAAAgggcaggagagagacgtgaAGACGAATGaaagcgaggagagggaagagaaaaacacagaAGCCCCACAAACAGGAAGTAAAAGCTTACTCAAAGGGGAGAAAAGTGacacaacacgcacacacacacacacacacaacaaacgaaaagcgaagagggggACACCGAGGAGGGGCGAGCGCGCACCCGGGCACACGCACCAAAAGAAAGCGGCTCTATAACGAAAAAGCAGCTGCGTTCTCGTAAATTTGTTCAGCACAAACGCCtacgagaaaaaaaaagaactgAAGCAGGAACACGTTTGCACAGAGAGACCGTGGACGTCActtgaggggagggggaggggctgtGCGTAGATGGGAGAATGGCCCGCACAccaggagagagggtgagtttgggtggggatgggggaggaggggtagGGAAAGCAAATCAGCGCTGGACACGAAAAGACGGGAAAGGAGcgttgaaaaaaaaaggcggaCGGGCACCCAAACTCACTTTTGTCGAAGCCTTGAATGGCGCAGCACTGATGTgggatgagagagagagaggaggaaagtaGGAAGGGGTCGCGCGTGTATGCAGATGCCAACAAGTGTTGTGACTGAAATGGAAGATGAAGAAGAGTGAAGGGAGGCGCACAACGTAGATACCAAGTCGGGGAAAGGCAATAAAGCAAGGGCAACGGAGTTTGAAACCAAgcgtgaaagagagaggaagggagtaAGAGCTGTGCTGTCAGGCGAAAGAGGAGCACATGCAAGAAACAACGCGTAATCGGACGAGCAAAGACTCATGCGTATTGACCACATCATGTGTCACGACGAGGTATCCAAAGGGCGACATCCGACGAgttcctccctcacctcctcaaagcacaccagcaggcacGCATACGCATGCGCGCAGAGACAAAGAGTGATCGATGTAGAGGGCGCAGTGCCTCATAGGAGTAGAGAGATGAGGCCACACGCAGTGTAAAGAAATACAGTGCTGCCCTTTTGGGCCTTATGcattgttgttgttcttgaCTAGCTACTCTGCGTAAACCACGGCAAGAAGAGCGGGTGAAAGGGAGAACGGCGAAGGAgtgcgcggctgcgcggacaggacacacagacatgcacAGAGCATTTGAAGAGAGATGACAGCTCAAGTAGCAACGAACAAATCGTCGAAAAACAACAAACAAATCacgtcttccccccccccccgagtTGTCGCCACGCACAACATCATGGCTGACGAAGTCAAGGCATTTCCTCGGAAAACTCGATGGTCTTTTCTATTACCGACACACTTTCCCGCAGCGCTGTGACACGCACGTGCATAGACACACGCAAGGCGATGTACCAcgtgcgcccccccccccatacacacacgctaCACTCTTTCACATCCTTTTCGCTGCATTATTGAGTCCCTCACCAAATACTATGTACATCACCAGTAGCAGTAGGGCGAGAGTCCCAAAGCGCCAATATGCACGCGAGTCCATGGGCGAGCGCTGTTTCTTCGCCGCCCTCCTTCACGTTGCAGCGTTCCTTAATCCAAGATAGTACAATCGctctgcgccgcggtggtcgGAGTCGGCACTGCTGTCATGGGCGGCAACACTGATGTAGCTGCATCTGCGGCCACCATCATGGTAGACGACACAGGAGAGAGGACATCCACAGACTTCACGATGCTACTGCTCGTCATGGTGTTCTCACTGCCACTGAGTATGCCTATTGTCCCGGGCTGATCGACTGAAACAGACGGTGAACTACCGCCCATGCGACTCTCAATCTCCAGCAGTGTGGAGC from Leishmania braziliensis MHOM/BR/75/M2904 complete genome, chromosome 29 harbors:
- a CDS encoding putative GTP-binding protein; the encoded protein is MDQLIGVINELHDAFSGVKMNIKLNLPQIAVVGSQSCGKSSVLESIVGKDFLPRGSGIVTRCPLVLQLVQLPKSNSEEWGEFLHIPNKKFFDFNAIQEEITRRTIEVAGPHAITDKPINLKVYSNMVLNLTLVDLPGLVMNAVGDQPKDIDRQIKDMVTRYVSPKNTIILAISPANTDLATSQSLRLAKQLDPEGTRTVGVLTKIDLMDKGTDCFDVLQNKVLHLRHGFVGVVCRSQQDINDRKSMEAARQSEYDFFANSPTYSPIADEAGTVYLSKKLNNLLLEHIKSVIPDLKRHVDQLMEATRKQMEKLGMFDQNITEPSAQVLSLIKLFSDTVNQTIDGGITDATKELLGGARLDYIFHECFATYVTSLSARKDLTDDYIRINTRNMAGMHATLFPSDQVFVALSKQQIARLEEPSIKCVSFVYEELINIVNICAAKVDRYPNLKQAIISICHNMLLDYRSPTSAHVRTIISAERGFINVKHPMMDELAQRAFENIYGTPNGHAPSGPSKGTESNPSTTGNPPADQKGNSKDPKKDDKKGGKDEKKLEKSKDQGWIDSLANAGNKASMTDVPSRIMLGNSMTMHEQRMNNAIREMVEGYFAIVKGNIADQVPKAITLLMISRLREEVYARLVRELYSEKAATSLLSEPPGIAAQRKAAKEMLEALTKAQNALNSVRDYHLGREPPSST